From Streptomyces durmitorensis, a single genomic window includes:
- a CDS encoding ribonucleoside-diphosphate reductase subunit alpha gives MTIAPAEPASAQTTDGQQTADGPGTALLRTLTELTVDLPDADPGRVAAAALRGRSARADLAELRELATEAAAGLISEDPTYSQLAARLLSLSIRDEAASQGVRSFSDSVAVGHREGLIADRTAAFVTDHAEHLDTLVEAALQDGADFRFGYFGLRTLHSRYLLRHPITRHVIETPQHFMLRVASGLAEDGSTRSVDEVAALYRLMSRLDYLPSSPTLFNSGTRHPQMSSCYLLDSPLDELDSIYDRYHQVARLSKHAGGIGLSYSRIRARGSLIRGTNGHSNGIVPFLKTLDASVAAVNQGGRRKGAAAVYLETWHSDIEEFLELRDNTGEDQRRTHNLNLAHWIPDEFMRRVAASQDWSLFSPADVPELVDLWGDEFDAAYRKAEADGLARKTIPARDLYGRMMRTLAQTGNGWMTFKDAANRTANQTAEPGHTVHSSNLCTEILEVTDDGETAVCNLGSVNLGAFVDTAAGDIDWERLDETVRTAVTFLDRVVDINFYPTEQAGRSNARWRPVGLGAMGLQDVFFQLKLPFDSPAARALSTRIAERIMLAAYEASADLAERNGPLPAWEKTRTARGVLHPDHYGVEPAWPERWAALRERIAVTGMRNSLLLAIAPTATIASIAGVYECIEPQVSNLFKRETLSGEFLQVNAYLVQELKRLGVWDAQTREALREANGSVQGFSWIPAEVRELYRTAWEIPQRGLIDMAAARTPFLDQAQSLNLFLETPTIGKLSSMYAYAWQQGLKTTYYLRSRPATRIARAAAGRTEAAEPTPAPVPAQASAEEAVACSLENPESCEACQ, from the coding sequence GTGACCATCGCGCCAGCCGAACCTGCGTCAGCGCAGACCACCGACGGTCAGCAGACCGCCGACGGCCCAGGAACCGCGCTGCTGCGTACCCTGACCGAACTCACCGTCGACCTCCCCGACGCCGACCCCGGCCGCGTCGCCGCCGCCGCGCTGCGTGGGCGTTCGGCCCGAGCGGATCTGGCGGAGCTGCGGGAGCTGGCTACCGAGGCCGCAGCCGGTCTCATCTCCGAGGACCCGACGTACTCGCAGCTCGCGGCCAGGCTGCTCAGCCTCAGCATCCGTGACGAGGCCGCGTCGCAGGGCGTGCGCTCCTTCTCGGACTCGGTCGCCGTGGGGCACCGCGAGGGCCTGATCGCGGACCGCACCGCCGCGTTCGTCACCGACCACGCGGAGCACCTCGACACTCTCGTGGAGGCGGCGCTTCAGGACGGCGCCGACTTCCGCTTCGGCTACTTCGGCCTGCGCACCCTGCACAGCCGCTATCTCCTGCGCCACCCGATCACCCGGCATGTCATCGAGACCCCGCAGCACTTCATGCTGCGCGTGGCGAGCGGCCTGGCAGAGGACGGCAGTACGCGCTCGGTGGACGAAGTCGCCGCCCTGTACCGCCTGATGAGCCGCCTGGACTACCTGCCGTCCTCGCCGACGCTCTTCAACTCCGGCACCCGCCACCCGCAGATGTCCTCCTGCTACCTCCTCGACTCCCCGCTGGACGAGCTGGACTCCATCTACGACCGCTACCACCAGGTCGCCCGCCTCTCCAAGCACGCGGGCGGCATCGGCCTCTCGTACTCCCGCATCCGCGCCCGCGGTTCACTGATCCGCGGCACGAACGGCCACTCCAACGGCATCGTCCCGTTCCTCAAGACCCTGGACGCCTCCGTCGCCGCCGTGAACCAGGGCGGCCGCCGCAAGGGCGCCGCCGCGGTCTACCTGGAGACGTGGCACTCCGACATCGAGGAGTTCCTGGAGCTGCGCGACAACACGGGTGAGGACCAGCGGCGCACGCACAACCTCAACCTCGCGCACTGGATCCCGGACGAGTTCATGCGCCGGGTCGCCGCGAGCCAGGACTGGTCGCTGTTCTCGCCGGCCGACGTGCCCGAGCTGGTCGACCTGTGGGGCGACGAGTTCGACGCCGCCTACCGCAAGGCCGAGGCGGACGGGCTCGCCCGCAAGACCATCCCGGCCCGTGACCTGTACGGCCGCATGATGCGCACTCTCGCGCAGACCGGCAACGGCTGGATGACGTTCAAGGACGCCGCCAACCGCACCGCCAACCAGACGGCGGAGCCCGGCCACACGGTCCACTCCTCCAACCTCTGCACGGAGATCCTGGAGGTGACGGACGACGGGGAGACGGCCGTCTGCAACCTCGGTTCGGTGAACCTCGGCGCCTTCGTGGACACCGCCGCCGGTGACATCGACTGGGAGCGGCTCGACGAGACCGTCCGTACCGCCGTCACGTTCCTCGACCGCGTCGTCGACATCAACTTCTACCCGACCGAGCAGGCCGGACGCTCCAACGCCAGGTGGCGTCCGGTGGGCCTGGGCGCCATGGGGCTTCAGGACGTCTTCTTCCAGCTGAAGCTGCCCTTCGACTCCCCCGCGGCGCGCGCCCTCTCGACGCGCATCGCCGAGCGGATCATGCTCGCCGCGTACGAGGCGTCCGCCGACCTGGCAGAGCGCAACGGTCCGCTCCCCGCCTGGGAGAAGACCCGCACCGCGCGCGGTGTCCTGCACCCCGACCACTACGGCGTCGAGCCGGCCTGGCCGGAGCGCTGGGCCGCGCTGCGGGAACGCATCGCCGTGACCGGCATGCGCAACTCGCTCCTCCTGGCGATCGCGCCGACCGCCACGATCGCGTCCATCGCGGGCGTGTACGAGTGCATCGAGCCGCAGGTCTCCAACCTGTTCAAGCGCGAGACGCTGAGCGGTGAATTCCTCCAGGTCAACGCCTACTTGGTGCAGGAGCTCAAGCGGCTCGGCGTCTGGGACGCGCAGACCCGTGAGGCGCTGCGCGAGGCCAACGGCTCGGTGCAGGGCTTCAGCTGGATCCCCGCCGAGGTGCGCGAGCTCTACCGCACCGCGTGGGAGATCCCGCAGCGCGGCCTGATCGACATGGCCGCCGCGCGCACGCCGTTCCTGGACCAGGCGCAGTCCCTGAACCTGTTCCTGGAGACGCCGACCATCGGCAAGCTCTCCTCGATGTACGCGTACGCCTGGCAGCAGGGTCTGAAGACCACGTACTACCTGCGCTCGCGCCCCGCGACCCGGATCGCCCGCGCGGCGGCCGGCCGCACCGAGGCCGCCGAGCCCACCCCCGCCCCCGTACCTGCGCAGGCATCGGCCGAAGAGGCCGTCGCCTGCTCCCTGGAAAACCCCGAGTCCTGCGAGGCCTGCCAGTAA
- a CDS encoding ribonucleotide-diphosphate reductase subunit beta: MSSTTNAEKNLLDPGFELTLRPMRYPDFYERYRDAIKNTWTVEEVDLHSDVADLAKLSPGEQHMIGRLVAFFATGDSIVSNNLVLTLYKHINSPEARLYLSRQLFEEAVHVQFYLTLLDTYLPDPDDRAAAFDAVEEIPSIREKAEFCFRWMDSVEKMDRLESKADRRRFLLNLICFAACIEGLFFYGAFAYVYWFRSRGLLHGLATGTNWVFRDETMHMSFAFDVVDTVRKEEPELFDDALQTQVTDMLKEAVEAELQFARDLCGEGLPGMNTDSMREYLQCVADQRLQRLGFAPVYGSSNPFSFMELQGVQELTNFFERRPSAYQVAVEGSVSFDDEF; the protein is encoded by the coding sequence ATGAGCTCCACCACCAACGCCGAGAAGAACCTCCTCGACCCGGGCTTCGAGCTGACCCTGCGTCCCATGCGCTACCCGGACTTCTACGAGCGCTACCGGGACGCGATCAAGAACACCTGGACCGTCGAGGAGGTCGACCTCCACTCGGACGTCGCCGACCTCGCCAAGCTCTCGCCCGGCGAGCAGCACATGATCGGCCGTCTGGTCGCGTTCTTCGCGACCGGCGACTCGATCGTCTCCAACAACCTCGTGCTCACGCTCTACAAGCACATCAACTCCCCCGAGGCACGGCTCTACTTGAGCCGCCAGCTCTTCGAGGAGGCCGTGCACGTCCAGTTCTATCTGACGCTGCTCGACACCTATCTGCCCGACCCGGACGACCGCGCCGCCGCGTTCGACGCGGTCGAGGAGATCCCCTCCATCCGCGAGAAGGCCGAGTTCTGCTTCCGGTGGATGGACTCCGTCGAGAAGATGGACCGCCTGGAGTCCAAGGCCGACCGGCGCCGCTTCCTGCTGAACCTGATCTGCTTCGCCGCGTGCATCGAGGGGCTCTTCTTCTACGGTGCCTTCGCCTACGTCTACTGGTTCCGCTCGCGCGGTCTGCTGCACGGCCTGGCGACCGGCACGAACTGGGTCTTCCGCGACGAGACGATGCACATGAGCTTCGCCTTCGACGTCGTCGACACCGTCCGCAAGGAGGAGCCCGAGCTCTTCGACGACGCGCTGCAGACGCAGGTCACGGACATGCTCAAGGAGGCCGTCGAGGCCGAGCTGCAGTTCGCGCGCGACCTGTGCGGTGAGGGCCTGCCCGGCATGAACACCGACTCCATGCGCGAATACCTGCAGTGCGTCGCCGACCAGCGGCTCCAGCGCCTGGGCTTCGCGCCGGTCTACGGCTCGTCAAACCCGTTCTCGTTCATGGAGCTCCAGGGTGTCCAGGAGCTGACCAACTTCTTCGAGCGGCGTCCTTCGGCCTACCAGGTCGCGGTCGAGGGTTCGGTCTCCTTCGACGACGAGTTCTAG
- a CDS encoding helix-turn-helix domain-containing protein, whose product MLKADTLKNVAAVLLDGVNPFELGVVCEVFGLDRSDEGLPVYDFAVVAGESGPLSNHAGFTITTPYGIDRLEEADLIAVPAGQSFVDRDYPEDLLAALRRAVDRGARVLSVCSGVFVLGAAGLLDGRRCAVHWQHATELAVRYPRARVEPDVLYVDESPVITSAGTAAGIDACLHIVRQAHGTEVANAIARRMVVPPHRDGGQAQFVARPLPRTACDTVGGVLAWMERHLDTDITVEKLAERAHMSPRTFARRFQQETGTTPYRWLLRQRVLLAQELLEGSDETVDAIAGRAGFGNAAAMRHQFLRALGTTPNAYRRTFRGPAVSASRPEGRASSAAA is encoded by the coding sequence ATGCTGAAGGCAGACACTCTGAAGAACGTGGCCGCCGTACTGCTCGACGGCGTGAATCCCTTCGAACTCGGCGTGGTCTGCGAGGTGTTCGGCCTCGACCGGAGCGACGAGGGCCTTCCCGTGTACGACTTCGCGGTGGTCGCCGGTGAGAGCGGACCCCTGAGCAATCACGCGGGGTTCACGATCACCACTCCGTACGGCATCGACCGGCTCGAAGAGGCCGATCTCATCGCCGTGCCCGCGGGCCAGTCGTTCGTGGACCGCGACTACCCCGAGGACCTGCTCGCCGCCCTGCGCCGCGCGGTGGACCGCGGTGCCCGCGTCCTCTCCGTCTGCTCCGGCGTCTTCGTGCTCGGCGCCGCGGGCCTGCTCGACGGCCGCCGCTGCGCCGTGCACTGGCAGCACGCCACGGAGCTCGCGGTGCGCTATCCGCGCGCCCGCGTCGAGCCCGACGTCCTGTACGTGGACGAGAGCCCGGTGATCACATCGGCGGGCACCGCCGCCGGCATCGACGCCTGTCTGCACATCGTGCGCCAGGCACACGGCACCGAGGTCGCCAACGCCATCGCCCGGCGCATGGTCGTACCGCCCCACCGCGACGGCGGCCAGGCCCAGTTCGTGGCGCGCCCGCTGCCGCGCACGGCCTGCGACACCGTGGGCGGGGTGCTCGCCTGGATGGAGCGCCATCTGGACACGGACATCACCGTCGAGAAGCTCGCCGAGCGCGCGCACATGTCGCCGCGCACCTTCGCGCGCCGCTTCCAGCAGGAGACCGGCACCACGCCCTACCGCTGGCTCCTGCGCCAACGGGTGCTCCTGGCGCAGGAGTTGCTCGAAGGGTCGGACGAGACGGTGGACGCCATCGCCGGGCGTGCCGGTTTCGGCAACGCCGCGGCGATGCGTCACCAGTTCCTGCGGGCGCTCGGCACCACACCGAACGCCTACCGCCGCACGTTCCGCGGCCCCGCCGTCAGCGCTTCTCGACCCGAAGGACGAGCTTCTTCGGCTGCAGCGTGA